The following nucleotide sequence is from Sphingomonas panacisoli.
GCAAGGCGTCGTATTTGTCTTTCAGCACCTGGTAGTCGCGGTCGATCTGGCTCTGCTCGCTCGCAACCGCCGGATCGCCGTTGAGCTTCGCCATGATCGCGTTGATGTCGCCCTGCAGCTGCGACTTGCGCGCGTTGAGCGCCGCGACCGCTGCCTGCTTGTCGGCCTGCATCGATTTGAGCGACAGATAGATCGGGTTGGGCTGTCCGCCCCCACCCGCGCCGATCGGCTCGCTGTTCGCCGCTCGCGCGCTGCCGCGAGCTGGCTCTTCAGCGCGATCACGTCGGGATGGCTTTCGGTGTAACCCTTGGCCCGCGCATCGGCGAGTTGGCCCTCGATCGCCGCGAGCCGCGCGCGCGCCGGTCCGCCGACGACGCCGCCGGCGCCCGCGACGCTCGGCTGCGTTCCCGCCATCTGGCCGTTGATCGCCGCTAGGCTGGTCTGCGCACCGGCGAGGTCGCTGTCGATCTGCGCCATCTGCGTGCGCGCCGCCGCCATGCGGTCCTGCAGCGTGCCCGTCCCGGGCAGCGAGCCGAGATACTGCGTCTGGAACGCCCTGCGCTTGGCATCGGCATCGGCCAGCCGCGTCTGCATCTGGTCGACCTGTCCGTCGAGGAAGCGCAGCGTCGTCTGCGTGTCGGTGCGGTCGTCGGACAGATTCTGGTCGACGAAGATCGAGATGAGTTTATCGACGATCTGCTTGGCGAGCTTGGGGCTCGATGCCGACGCGGTGATTTCGAAGAGATTATTCTGCTGCGCGACGATCTTGATCGATGTCTGCAGGCCGGCGACCCGATCGGCGATGTCCTGCGGACCCGATACGGTGTTCGCCAAGTCGGTGCCGCGCACGACCTTTTCCAGGTTCAGCGCGCTGGTCAGCGTCTGGCGGATCGTATCGACATCGTTCTGCTGATCGGCCGCGGTCATGCCGATCGCCGCGGGCAGCGCGCTCGACATCTGCACGAAGACGCGCGCCTTCGCTTCGTAGCGGTTGGGCAACTGGCTGACGACGAGCCAGCCCAGGATCGCGATCGCCCAGGCCACCGCCAGCGCGAGCCAGCGGCGGTGCCAGACGGCATGCATCGCGATCCGAATTTCGTCGTAAAGGCCGTTCACCGGTCGACGCCCCCCTTA
It contains:
- a CDS encoding Wzz/FepE/Etk N-terminal domain-containing protein, with the protein product MNGLYDEIRIAMHAVWHRRWLALAVAWAIAILGWLVVSQLPNRYEAKARVFVQMSSALPAAIGMTAADQQNDVDTIRQTLTSALNLEKVVRGTDLANTVSGPQDIADRVAGLQTSIKIVAQQNNLFEITASASSPKLAKQIVDKLISIFVDQNLSDDRTDTQTTLRFLDGQVDQMQTRLADADAKRRAFQTQYLGSLPGTGTLQDRMAAARTQMAQIDSDLAGAQTSLAAINGQMAGTQPSVAGAGGVVGGPARARLAAIEGQLADARAKGYTESHPDVIALKSQLAAARERRTASRSARVGADSPTRSICRSNRCRPTSRQRSRRSTRASRSCRATSTRSWRSSTAIRRLRASRARSTATTRC